The Penicillium digitatum chromosome 6, complete sequence genome has a window encoding:
- a CDS encoding MFS drug transporter, putative, with protein sequence MKTERQQPDALSSSTDSDQPNVEKPLDIPEQETEVPDQPNNAENVTEKATNGAPLDQVPSQAAKMGKNKIIVVMTALCLAVFLAALDMTIISTALPTIAAQFDASESGFSWIASAYLLANAACVPLWGKISDIWGRKSIIVLANVIFLAGSLICALAHNMATIIAGRAVQGVGGGGILILANISVSDLFSLRDRPMYYGLFGATWAIAGALGPIVGGAFTTNVTWRWCFYLNLPVGGVSLFILVLFLHIESPKTPFWAGLRCIDWTGTFLIIGGTLMFLFGLEFGGVNYPWASPTVICLIIFGVFTWALAMFLEWKLAKFPIIPPRLFNEWYNILVLLICFCHGFTFIAATYYLPLYFQTVLQSNPIMSVMKKTGRFRELIIGGMALMALGFGLFIDFKAYASWPRIIIFQLITGLGVGPNFQAPLVAFQANIRPADMATATATFGFVRQLSTSMSIVLGTVIYQNMMSQQSAKLIASLGAETAATVVASFGGTSKSLVSRLTPSQRKVVLGAYTHALNRMWIFYTCMACLGFVLAIFIRRRELTRNHTIQKTGLAEQERVRQELIDSQRKDNSKPEIEA encoded by the exons ATGAAGACCGAGCGCCAGCAACCAGATGCTTTGAGCAGTAGTACTGATTCCGACCAACCCAACGTGGAAAAGCCTCTCGATATCCCCGAACAGGAAACCGAGGTCCCCGATCAACCCAACAATGCAGAGAATGTGACGGAAAAGGCAACGAATGGTGCGCCCCTAGATCAGGTCCCCTCACAGGCAGCAAAAATGGGCAAGAATAAGATCATAGTTGTGATGACGGCGCTCTGT TTGGCTGTATTCTTGGCGGCTTTGGACATG ACTATCATCTCCACCGCCCTCCCCACTATCGCCGCCCAGTTTGATGCCTCCGAGAGCGGTTTCTCATGGATCGCATCGGCATATCTTTTGGCGAATGCCGCCTGTGTTCCCCTGTGGGGCAAAATCAGTGACATCTGGGGAAGAAAGTCCATCATAGTCTTGGCAAATGTCATCTTCCTGGCTGGCAGTCTGATCTGTGCTTTGGCGCATAACATGGCCACAATCATCGCAGGTCGAGCGGTCCagggtgttggtggtggaggtATCCTCATCCTGGCAAACATCAGTGTTTCGGATCTCTTCAGCTTGAG AGATCGTCCGATGTACTATGGCCTTTTCGGTGCAACCTGGGCCATCGCAGGCGCTCTTGGTCCTATTGTAGGTGGAGCTTTCACTACCAATGTGACTTGGCGTTGGTGTTTCTATCTCAATCTTCCTGTGGGGGGTGTTTCGCTCTTTATCCTTGTTCTTTTCCTTCACATTGAATCGCCCAAGACTCCATTCTGGGCTGGCCTGCGCTGCATTGATTGGACAGGAACTTTCTTAATCATCGGTGGAACCCTGATGTTCCTCTTCGGGTTGGAGTTCGGGGGTGTCAACTACCCCTGGGCCTCACCTACCGTCATCTGCCTGATTATCTTCGGTGTGTTCACATGGGCTCTGGCAATGTTCCTGGAATGGAAGCTGGCAAAGTTCCCGATCATTCCCCCGCGGCTGTTCAACGAGTGGTACAACATTCTCGTCCTGCTCATTTGTTTCTGTCACGGATTCACCTTCATCGCCGCTACCTACTATCTGCCGCTTTACTTTCAGACAGTCCTCCAGTCAAATCCCATCATGAGTG TCATGAAGAAGACCGGCCGCTTCCGCGAGCTGATTATCGGTGGCATGGCCCTGATGGCCCTTGGATTCGGTCTTTTTATCGACTTCAAGGCATACGCTTCATGGCCCCGTATCATCATATTCCAATTAATCACCGGTCTCGGTGTTGGCCCCAATTTCCAGGCACCTTTGGTCGCCTTCCAAGCCAACATCCGTCCCGCCGACATGGCTACGGCAACAGCTACTTTCGGCTTTGTGCGTCAACTTTCCACTTCGATGTCCATCGTTTTGGGCACCGTCATTTACCAAAACATGATGAGTCAACAATCAGCCAAGCTTATCGCCTCCCTAGGCGCTGAAACCGCTGCGACTGTTGTGGCTTCCTTTGGCGGCACCTCCAAATCCCTCGTCAGCAGGCTTACTCCCTCCCAGCGCAAGGTTGTCCTCGGCGCATATACACATGCCCTGAACCGCATGTGGATCTTCTATACCTGCATGGCTTGTCTTGGCTTTGTTCTCGCCATTTTCATCCGCCGTCGTGAGCTGACTCGCAATCACACCATCCAGAAGACCGGCCTTGCTGAGCAAGAGCGTGTCCGTCAGGAGCTTATCGACTCTCAGCGCAAGGACAACTCGAAGCCTGAAATAGAGGCCTaa
- a CDS encoding Zinc finger, C2H2-like has product MSYLSSRPCTACTTPSGSESSAPFRQERLQPGIRGPEARIIYGATRRIKPKHDKLYGTYQCKWKDCKYRSKFSHKGVLLRHIETQHVAPHSFECTLCGKLFSRQDNWTDHMGKFYLQRV; this is encoded by the exons ATGAGCTATTTAAGCTCTAGACCTTGTACTGCATGCACTACACCATCGGGATCCGAATCATCTGCCCCTTTTAGGCAAGAGAGACTCCAACCGGGTATCAGAGGACCTGAAGCCCGGATTATCTATGGCGCTACCCGAAGAATCAAACCAAAACACGA CAAGCTATACGGCACGTACCAATGCAAATGGAAAGACTGCAAATACCGCAGCAAGTTCTCTCACAAGGGAGTTCTCCTGCGTCATATCGAAACGCAGCATGTCGCCCCGCACTCATTCGAATGCACTTTGTGTGGCAAGCTGTTCAGTCGACAGGACAATTGGACCGATCATATGGGCAAATTTTATTTGCAGCGAGTGTGA
- a CDS encoding Zinc finger, C2H2-like, whose product MMARPTRNNNSSTILEAAFQWPDGELENWRTEYIKQPETLFMSPSPDPSTTTWTPTARLPSCNFQLQIPSPQFPPTPAALGSMLSPTPSSSPLDPSIMKRSVNNHSLRCVPPRATSIIALSSARLSDTRCPSAWDDLSVLIPTIKETLQVR is encoded by the coding sequence ATGATGGCGCGGCCAACACGCAACAACAACAGCTCAACTATCCTGGAGGCCGCTTTTCAGTGGCCTGATGGCGAGTTGGAGAATTGGAGAACCGAGTATATCAAACAGCCCGAGACTCTTTTCATGTCTCCGTCGCCTGATCCATCGACCACCACGTGGACGCCCACTGCTCGGCTTCCTTCATGCAACTTTCAGCTGCAGATTCCATCCCCGCAGTTCCCCCCCACTCCCGCTGCCCTTGGGTCAATGTTGTCTCCCACTCCTTCATCCTCGCCTCTAGATCCAAGTATCATGAAGCGTTCTGTCAACAACCACAGCCTCAGATGCGTTCCACCCCGAGCAACCAGCATCATTGCCCTCTCCTCGGCACGTCTCTCCGACACCAGATGTCCCAGTGCGTGGGATGATCTCTCTGTCTTAATTCCCACAATAAAAGAGACACTTCAGGTGAGGTAG